One genomic segment of Penaeus chinensis breed Huanghai No. 1 chromosome 24, ASM1920278v2, whole genome shotgun sequence includes these proteins:
- the LOC125038329 gene encoding glycine-rich cell wall structural protein-like encodes MSVHSKGKTPNSSMCVAAFLVVVMAAAATADSEEVQDVVFSTPTRGLVDSLIGGGIVEGHIGISTGHGSHGHYPGGHYPEGHYPGGHYPGGHYPGGHYPGGHYPGGHPPGGHYPGQGGHYPGGNYPGQGGHYPGGHYPGQGGHYPGGHYPGQGGHYPGGHYPGQGGHYPGQGGHYPGQGVCNVWCRGPNNKRYCCGRDATQGQVVRPGSCPVVRDSCPPIHFGVSRPSSCAHDGQCLSGTDKCCYDVCLGYQVCKLALSSLGR; translated from the exons ATGTCCGTCCATAGCAAAGGAAAGACGCCGAACAGCAG CATGTGCGTGGCGGCGTTTCTCGTGGTGGTCATGGCGGCCGCAGCAACGGCTGACAGTGAGGAAGTGCAGGACGTCGTCTTCAG CACTCCGACCCGAGGTCTCGTGGACAGCCTCATTGGCGGGGGCATTGTGGAAGGCCATATAGGAATTAGCACGGGTCATGGCAGTCATGGTCATTATCCAGGAGGCCACTATCCAGAGGGTCACTATCCAGGAGGCCACTATCCAGGAGGTCACTATCCAGGTGGTCACTACCCAGGAGGCCACTACCCCGGAGGTCATCCTCCAGGAGGTCATTATCCTGGTCAGGGAGGCCATTATCCAGGAGGCAATTATCCCGGTCAGGGAGGCCATTATCCAGGAGGCCATTATCCCGGTCAGGGAGGCCATTATCCAGGGGGCCATTATCCCGGTCAGGGAGGCCATTATCCAGGGGGCCATTATCCTGGTCAGGGGGGCCATTACCCCGGTCAGGGAGGCCACTACCCCGGCCAAGGAGTGTGCAACGTGTGGTGCCGTGGGCCCAACAACAAAAGGTATTGCTGCGGCCGAGACGCCACTCAGGGTCAAG tcGTTAGACCGGGATCCTGTCCCGTTGTGCGAGACAGTTGTCCTCCGATCCACTTCGGAGTCAGTCGGCCCAGCTCCTGCGCCCACGACGGACAGTGCCTGTCGGGTACTGACAAGTGCTGCTACGACGTGTGTCTTGGGTATCAAGTGTGCAAGCTTGCTTTATCAAGCCTTGGTCGCTAG
- the LOC125038330 gene encoding 34 kDa spicule matrix protein-like codes for MRVARYLAVAVAYVAVTDGQYIGFGVPGQGLVDSLNGLIGGGGFPGSHFPGQGGHFPGQGGHFPGQGGHFPGQGGHFPGQGGNYPGQGSCKYWCRSPENQYYCCDQGNNQGQGNYPGSKPGFCPAVRDVCPPTRFGVGRPIQCAHDGQCYAANDKCCFDRCLGEHVCKPASYYNGR; via the exons ATGCGAGTGGCGAGATATCTAGCGGTGGCCGTGGCGTACGTGGCTGTGACAGATGGGCAGTATATTGGATTTGG CGTGCCGGGCCAAGGGTTAGTGGACAGCCTGAACGGTCTCATCGGTGGAGGGGGTTTCCCGGGAAGCCATTTCCCAGGCCAGGGAGGGCATTTCCCAGGTCAAGGAGGGCATTTCCCAGGCCAGGGAGGGCATTTCCCAGGTCAAGGAGGACACTTCCCAGGCCAAGGAGGCAACTATCCCGGCCAAGGAAGCTGCAAATACTGGTGCAGGTCACCCGAGAATCAGTACTACTGCTGTGACCAGGGCAACAACCAGGGCCAAG GAAACTATCCGGGCAGCAAACCAGGTTTCTGCCCCGCTGTGCGGGACGTCTGCCCCCCGACCCGCTTCGGGGTCGGCCGCCCCATCCAATGCGCCCACGACGGCCAGTGCTACGCCGCTAACGACAAATGCTGCTTCGACAGATGCCTCGGGGAGCACGTGTGCAAGCCCGCTTCCTACTACAACGGCCGCTAG
- the LOC125038227 gene encoding uncharacterized protein LOC125038227: MDKCLKTMVVMLLAAPLVLALPTATEVAPVSEEDEELVPFFDLAANDSDAENGTVRVFLFPGSASHSQQSFGAYPYPQNTGFINFPGNQRPSYQGTGYYPFNGLYPYSQDCTYWCVQNVGFSREVYCCRQ, from the coding sequence ATGGACAAGTGTCTgaagacgatggtggtgatgctttTGGCCGCGCCCCTGGTCCTAGCCCTACCCACTGCAACCGAGGTGGCACCGGTcagcgaggaggacgaggaacttGTGCCCTTTTTTGACCTCGCTGCCAACGATAGTGACGCCGAAAATGGAACAGTCCGTGTGTTTTTGTTCCCTggttctgcctctcattctcaaCAATCATTTGGCGCATATCCTTATCCCCAGAATACTGGATTTATTAATTTCCCTGGTAATCAACGACCCTCTTATCAAGGAACAGGATATTACCCGTTCAATGGATTGTATCCGTATTCACAAGACTGTACATATTGGTGTGTACAAAATGTGGGCTTCTCCAGAGAAGTCTATTGCTGTAGGCAATAG
- the LOC125038335 gene encoding uncharacterized protein LOC125038335, whose translation MDGILKTSAVVLLVAPLALAIPTAPEAPAVSEGYEELSTYFENDLAATNDSEVQDGANRVLTGFGYSYGDQYFGSYPSYPQGAGLPINQWQYNNGYYDTGYHQKCLRYCLGSRPGSYTCCVPSHPNEPRCPEVRATCTDPYYYSGPPQRCEDSHGCSPSSLCCYDACLNHKTCKPSQYG comes from the exons ATGGACGGGATTCTAAAGACTTCGgcggtggtgttgttggtggcgCCTTTGGCCCTGGCTATTCCCACGGCACCCGAGGCTCCAGCGGTAAGCGAGGGTTACGAGGAACTTTCAACCTATTTCGAAAATGATTTAGCAGCAACCAACGACAGCGAGGTGCAGGACGGCGCAAACCGTGTGCTTACAGGATTTGGTTACAGCTATGGTGACCAATATTTCGGCTCATACCCGAGTTATCCTCAAGGCGCAGGACTTCCCATTAACCAGTGGCAGTATAATAACGGTTACTACGATACAGGATACCATCAAAAATGTTTACGCTACTGCCTCGGATCCAGACCTGGATCCTACACCTGCTGTGTCCCAA GCCACCCCAATGAACCTCGGTGCCCGGAGGTGAGGGCGACCTGCACTGACCCCTACTACTACAGCGGGCCTCCCCAGCGGTGCGAGGATAGCCATGGGTGCTCGCCGAGTTCACTCTGCTGCTACGATGCGTGCCTGAACCATAAAACATGCAAGCCTTCGCAGTATGGATAA